The DNA sequence ACCGTACTGGCCGTTATTCAGCAGGGCGTCCCGGGCTTCACTGCCTGTGAAGTGAACCGGTTTTCCAAAGAGTTCCCCAAACCGTTCGCAGACCTCGCGCACTTTGAGGATCTGCGGACCGGCGACATTCAGGTAAGCCGGTGGGGTGGTGGCATCGGGTAGCGAGCAGAGCGTCATCGCATTCGCGTCTCCCTGCCAGATCACGTTGACGTAACCCATGGAAACATCAATCGTCTGTTCCTGGTAGACCTGAAGTGCCAGATCGACGAGTACACCGTAGCGGCACTCGGTGGCGTAGTTCAGGCGGATGATCGTCATCGGAATATCCAGTGTGCGGCTGAAATGCTCGAACATTCGTTCGCGACCCAGGCAGCTCATCGCATACTCACCCACGGGATCGGGCTGATCGGTTTCGACTGACCCCGAACCGCTCGCAGGGACGAGTCCGTAGATATTGCCCGTGGAAAATGCGGTAATGCGGCTGTTTCGATACTTGTTACAGACCAGGGCAGGAAGATAGGTATTCATGGCCCAGGTCAGCGATTCGTTGCCCGTGGCGCCGAATTTCATGCCCGCCATGTAGATCA is a window from the Gimesia benthica genome containing:
- a CDS encoding NAD-dependent epimerase/dehydratase family protein: MPQEFPKSIENVAQLEELLSRPTPGVIEALQQTPGDLILLGIAGKMGPTLAQMILRADEAAGITRRVIGVSRFSDESSRQPLEDLGIETIKGDLLDSDFIQSLPDVPNVIYMAGMKFGATGNESLTWAMNTYLPALVCNKYRNSRITAFSTGNIYGLVPASGSGSVETDQPDPVGEYAMSCLGRERMFEHFSRTLDIPMTIIRLNYATECRYGVLVDLALQVYQEQTIDVSMGYVNVIWQGDANAMTLCSLPDATTPPAYLNVAGPQILKVREVCERFGELFGKPVHFTGSEARDALLNNGQYGHQKYGAPLVDVEQIFDWIAHWIQTDGPLLGKPTHFESRSGKF